Below is a genomic region from Rhinolophus sinicus isolate RSC01 linkage group LG11, ASM3656204v1, whole genome shotgun sequence.
GCTTCTTGCGCTGTTCCCGGGATTGCAAGTCCTTTGAAGGTTCCTTGGCGCCTTCAGAATTCATGGTGGGCCCCGGTCCTGGCTATGTCAGGCTGGCCCTTTGTCTCTGACCCCTGCCCCGCGGAGGCGGCCGCCTGTCCCCTAGTCACCAGCGTTGAGCCCCAACGGCTGCCTATCCCACGCGCACACCCAGCTCTCGCTGCCCAAGGACAAACCAGCCACCCTCGCTGCCATCCTGGACGCAAAGCCACTGCCTCGCCTGGGAACTCAGTGTTGCAAACTCACCACCTCTGTGCTGCCAgccagccaggaagagggctcagAGACCATTTAGGGTGGTCCTGGCGCCTCCTTCTCTGCCACCTCGGCCCAGGAGTGGGGAAAACCCAACCCGATCCCATCCAGGCGCTCCCAGCGCTCCCTTGGAAGTTACAATTAGGGTGACCGCCGGGTGCAGAGCTCCTAAATCTCATCTTCCAGGTCCCATATTGAGATTAGAATGAGAACTGCTACAGAAATTATGTGGAATAATAGAGATATGTTTAATACTTAGCATTGactaaaaaagaatataaaattacaaaacttaTATTTTGTCAGGACTTTTCTGAAAAGGACCACTTGGATTCAATAGAAGCTTCCGGTAAATAAGAGCTGCATCAGCAATGCAGCATACCACTGCCAGGAGTCCAAACACCTGGAAACAAAGACAAGTGTCACTGCTGTGGCTCTGACCTGCACTTCCTGTCATTCATACAGGTTTTAAGTGTCTGCCCATGGGCTTCCTCTCCTGCTAGGGTCCTGGGATTGCTCCCTACGCTGTCACCTAATACCAACATAAGAATACCTCGGAGATCATTTTGTTGTCATCCCCAAGTTTCCTAATACCTGCCTAGAGAAACGGAAAGGATAACTTTAGTGAGCAGAAATGACATTGAAGTAGTGTGAGCTCTGCAAGAAACACTCGTCTGCATCTCTTGATTTGCCCCTGAATGTATTGTTTAAGGCCCTACTGATACTCATTTATCAGTCAACATTTATATCTCGAATGTTCCACTGTTTGACTTTCCTATTGTAAACTCTACTGGAGAAAGGGTCCAAGTTAACACCAGCTCAAGACTAAACCACGGCAACAGTAGCTGTGATGAAAGCTTTGGAGACCTGGAGTTATACGATGACCCAAAGTAAACTCTCAAAAGCTGGGCTACATCCATGTAAGGGGTGGGATTCTAAACAGGCCTTAGAAAAATACAATTGAAGTAAAGGGAATAAACTAGAACATGGTCTTTAAGTACTATGACGGCTATGTGAGAGCTGGGGAAGAGACGTCATGTTCCTTGCGTGCTGTTTGGTCAGCTCCATCCAACGGCTTGCTTTCTGGCTTCAGACACTGCTCTGTTTCCACCCTGAATCTCAGGTGGGCTTCCCAGATCTGACCACACTAAGTACTTCCTGCCTATACTTTCATGACTCTGGTACTCTCTATGTTGCTGGTTCCTCCACCTGGAACGGTCCCCCCTGTTGCCTTTATTCCTGTGATTCCACTGCCAGAGAAAAGTAGTTGCTTCCTCAGTTCTGTACCTTGAAGTAGTGTCAACACCTTACATATTGCTGTTCGCATGTCTGTCTCCTGCATTACGCTCTAAGCAACTTGAGGAAAGGGCTCACGTTCTAGCCAGTGTCGTCTGAGAGAAATATGTGAGTCAACCATGTATGCCACataattaattgaaaattttctaatagccacattaaaaagtgaagaaaaacaagtgaaattaattttaataatatattttatttagccctatatagccaaaatattatcattttaacgTCATCAATATAATAaagttattaatgaaatattctgtattctttttttggggtaggaagtctttgaaatccagtgtgtattttacatgtaCAGCTCATCTCAGTACAGACCAGCCATATTTACAGgcctcagtagccacatgtgactagcgGCCACCACACGGGACACCATAGCTCTATACTTTGTCAGCACCTACCAAAGTGCacttaaagaatgaatgaatgattgaatgaatgaatgagtaaataagtgaatgaaaggaaatcctATGCCTGGTCCTTCTTTCTCCATAGTAGGGATAACATTATCTTTAAACACAATTGGGGGAAATTGCTGTTACAGCACAATCTCATTTCTAGAGTAATTCCCATCCCTCAAGAAGTTGCTTAGGGCCTAATAAGAGAGATGAAAAACCATGGATTCTGACATACTTGGCTGTCTGAGAACAGTCAGTTCTCCTAAGTGGCCCATACtatgaaaagacaagaaaatacgAGGGAGATTTATTTAAGAAGAACTTTCCAATTCACTTCTCTAGATCAGAACCTAGAAAAGCCAAAAGATTTTGAACCTCTGTAACAAATCTCGGAAGAATATTAGATGGGACTAATTCAACTGTATTACTTGACACTTTTTAATTTTCGTTGGCCTTCTAGGATAAAGTCTGATTATACTGATTCGCATCTATTCAAACAGTGTGCAAAATAATCCTTTTGTTACAAGGCTTCCTACCATTGCCTTATCATGAGACATCTATTATATTCCATCTGAAGAAGGACCTGGTCAAGAAATAACTGAGCTCAGAACAATCTGTTTCACCTTAACAAgtggtatgtttttctttttcttttttaagtgagAGCTATGAAACTCATTCATGGTGTTTTTGCTTGACATCATGTTTCTCAGCGTTAAATATTGTAACTGATTTCAGTAGCTTTTCTTAGTCTAGGTTTTCTCAGTCTAGTCTAGCTCTACATACCTGAGAAATATGTAGGAACATCTTTATTTGGTTAACTTCATTTTAGTGTGAAATCATATTCCTTCATATTAATCGGGCATGTattcataccaaaaaaaaaaaaaaaaaaataagccgctgagtactatatacatatactggCCATGGAAATCTGAATTCTGATCAAACCtaaggaagaaagcagagagacCTCCACTTACCCCTCCGAGGACCGTAAATGTGTTTTCTGATGTCAGTGCCAACACTGATATGATTATCATGAATATTGCTGTTATCAGAGAGTTGATAATATCCTAAAAACACAGAATAGAAAGGTCAGCTTTATATGAAGACCACCAAAAGAAAGTGAATCAGCTCCctaaaaattttgaaagttacattttattaaacaaacGTATTTAGTATTTATCTTTTAGGAAATCAAATTGACACAGTAAAATGCCACCTATATTGTATTTGGTCTACAGTGATGCCTGGTGGTTCTCTTAAGATGTGATATACCAATTATTTAACTACTTAACAGACTTCTTTCTTATGTACTTGGAGGGAGAACTCATCTGGTTAGGAGTAGGTGATATGTGGAAAGTTTAAGGTAGAATGGTATATTGGGAAGTCAGAATGCTCACTTTTAATAAGAGAAAGTGTAAATTAGTCTACACTGTAAACCAAACTTTGTTACTGAAAtgcaataaaacttaaaacagtGTACACTTAGGAGAAAGTGGTCATTCTCAGGAATAGCTTCCATCTGTATGCAATGGCTGGCCAATTATCCTGTTATTTCTGATGATGTAGCTCATTCATTTAATGATTTCTTGAAATGAAGCATTTCATTCTGAACTGTGGCTTTAAAAGGTGCAACTTACATTTTGAATGGATGTGTAGTGTGGGGAAGGAAAATCGTCTTTATTCTGGAATGATGTATGTATGTTTGCAGATAACTGTAGACAGGGAAGAGTTGTCAACACAGAAATATCAAATTGCAAAACCCTGGTAACTtagaaaaatagttattaaaaagaaaattggaagagGTTCAATGGAGACAGGTCAAGATTAGATATACTTAGGAAGAAACAAAGTTCTCATTTGCAGGAGATATTGAGAGTAGCTGTCTGAGGTTAAAACCCCTCTGTACTGGACATTTTGCTCTGCTTCAAGGCAATAGACCGCACCTCTACTTCAGACAGGCAGCCCTGCCTCCTGGGAGTAATTTGGGTACGTGTATATGAATGGCTTTGGATAAAAGTGGTGCTCTAGGCCTTGTAGAGAATCACAGCACAAAAAAGGATGTACCTGCCTCAGAACATCAATGACCCTTAATGGTCATTGAAagcattgtttttatattaaaaacaaaacatcaatatGCCACAGAGGAGAAtgtaaatttaattacaaaaatgcaGATTTCACAGAAATTTTGAGCCTGCACTTGGATACCACCACAAAACCCTGGGTTAGCTCACATCGTTTTCGGTCACTGGAGCACTTGAGGGGAACGGTCAGAGAAGGCCTGCTCCCAACTGTCAGTTACTGCAACTTTGAGACAATCATACACATACTGATTCTGAGTGCAGATGACCAGTTCCTTTCCTAGTCAGTGAAGTCTGGCTCTCATTCCTATGGCCCCTCTGCAGGGACCTCATACTGTTCATGACCCTCTTTGTCCTTGACCCACTTTCCTCAACTTGGTGGTGGCCCCTCTGGTTACAGTTGTCTCTCCTTCCCTGCTCAGTCTGACTAGTCCCACAGCTTTACTGTCACCTGTTCACTTGAGGCAAACCACTCTGGTGCAGGTTGTCAGGAGCCTCTGTGGTCAGTGAGTATTTTTCTGGACTTTctttatatgtgatatataaagaTATCTAAAGAAGCAAGAAGCACTCCTTGCTTCTAGAAATTCTCCTCTTGGCTTCCGTGACATGCGTCTCCCTTGGGTCCTCTCCTGCCTGTCTCAGGCCACTCCTCCTTTTCACCCTGTATGTTGGTCTTTCCGTTTTACCTTCAGCTTGCTCTACACTCTCTCTCAGCCATTTAGGCCAATCCCAGAGCTCATTTCCATCACAAGGTGATAACCCCCAAAGCTGCAGTGCTCGCTCCTCTCTCCTAAGCTTCAGACGTGTTCTGAACATTTCCATCTGAATATCCCGTACACAACGAAAACCTAGTATTTGTCAAACTGAACTCGTTATGTACCACTCTCCCTGGCCCGTCCTTAAAACCATTCTTTGTCCTACACCTCCTATCTCATTTTCTTCCCAAGATAGTTACTCAAATGGCAGGTACCCTTGATTCTCTTTAGTTACCCAGTCCTAGCCATTCTATTCCATTAACATCCTCTTTCCCTGCAGCTGCTGTTATGACCTTACTTCATGCCTTTATCATATTCATGCCTGGATATAGTAATAGACTTCTAAGTGGTCTCTGAGACCTACTTCTAGTTTTGTTCCTCTTCAAGCCATTAACACTGCCACCAGTGCCATCTCATAAAATGTAAGCTCATCACGTTACTCTCCTACTTAAAAACTTCCAAAAAGTGGCCTTTGGTTTAAAACCCAGGGCATACAAAGCCTTGCGTACTCTGACCTCCTACTGCCTCTCGGGCCTCCACTCttgttccctctctcttcttcacaGCTCAATACCCAGCCATTCAGAATGATCTATAGGTCTTTGGGGTCATGGTCtttctccccctttaccctcacatACATTGCTCCCTCTACTGGGAAAGTCCTTTCATCCCTGTATCAGTCAGCTAACTACTTTTTATCCTTAGCCCTCAGCTCAGGCATAGTTTTCTTCAGGAAAGCCTGTTATGTATGATTTGGTTTCCTTCCCTGGCTGGGTGCCTCCACACTATCCTGGAGATAACATGTGTCGCAGTACCTATTAACACTGAATTGCTCATCTATCTGGTTTCCTGGCTACACTGAAATTTCTCAGATACAAGGTTTGTGTTTTGTCTTATCAAAGAACCCATTACAGAATCTAGgcagctattaggttggtgcaaaaataattgcagtttttgcagttatttttaaccttttaaaccacaattacttttgcaccaacctcgcAGAATACAGGGATTGCAGAAacttaacatttgttgaataaatcacTTCATTAGGTCAAGAGCAGAGAGGAACCTGGTTTTCATAACGGAATAATAACTTAGTTGACCATATAGCACCATttctaaaagattaaaatatgagCAAAGTTTGAGCTTCAGAGTTGAGAGACTACTTTCAGTATGCTACACATAGGTCACTCTCCCTCTCAGTGAATTCTGTTAAACTTAGGGCTCCAAGTTTATTACTGGGACATGTAAAAAGCTTCAGAGAATTATTAGtctgcagaaaaataaatgctaaaaccTGGAAAAGTAGAGTATGAAGAGCAACTATCCAACTTTTTGAGTACAAGATTAAAAGGACGTGGACCATGTTCATCGTCTCCTTGAAGAAATCCTTGGGAGTAATCCAGCTTGGCCCTTTCTGCCACTAAATGATGTTATGTACTGAGGACCAACTGGGGAAGGCTTTGTGACCTCTTTTCCTAGACCTTCCTCTAGTCAGATCCAGCTCTAAAGTGTAGATCAGGAGGAGTTTGGAGAGGTACTATGAAGATCCTATCTATTACCCAACTTTCCCTATTTTGGGACTTTCTCAGCTGGTGATTAGCCTGAAATGCTCATCACTGGCCTTCAAAAGTGGCTCCAGAAGGTACCACTTTATGGCATGCTTATGGTTTGAGAATAGctctgaagtcctctttctttAACAGGGGTTATCAGCTTGGATATCAGCACTTCGAAAGGATGAGACAAGTACAGCAGAAGGTCATAGGAGGGACACCTGTGGATATAGGATGCTGGGGATAAGACTTGAAAAAGGAGAGGTGAAGTCACTCAGTTTTTCCCAGAACCAGCTTATATTCTGGGCTAAAGGACCATATACTTGTATACCTTAACTAACATCTTCAACATGCCTATTTTAACAGTTTACAGAACCATTTGGGCACTCCGCTGGGCAGTTATTCCTAATGCTATGAGTATGGTGGGTGAAATCCATATGCTACTAGATAAGGCTCCACCAGATCAGTTAAGAATTATTCAGCATTGATGATTGCAGACATTTTTAAGTAAGATAATTTTGTGCTTTATTGAGCCTCcctaattattttgattttccatTTAGTGACCAGGCATGTGTAAGACAGATACTTGTGTATCTGCCTCCATCTCTGTACCCCCAAATTTGAGGCCATATCAACGTGCATTTAAAAAGGAGGTAAAGATTAAGAACGCTCTATAATTTTATGAATCATGATCTTAAATTTCTTTAGAAGATCTACACTGAAGTGAATTCTCCTAACAGAAGGGTCAGCCACATCTAAATTTAGATGGAGCTCAGAAGAGAATTGATGCTGCGACTGCTCCTGTTCCCTGAGAAGCTCCCCCAGGGACAATACAGAGCCCATTAGCAGTGGGTACAGCGCCTCCTTCCGCAGCCTATCTCTATCCAGAGATTCCTTACAGGcttaagaaaactgaagaacagagtttattaaaatgtttcactATGGCAGGAAAAAGGAGTTAATTTTAACAATGAAACTGAACACTTACAAGCAAAGGccaaaatataaagttaattaCTCGATCAAGCCTGAgcatatataaaatgatgaaaaagaaaacaacggTGACTTCAAATCCAGTGATAACAATGTATGGTTCAGGGGCTTGTGAGATGATAAAAAAGGTCATCGATGTCACAGTTAGTccctataaggaaaaaaatatatgatttattaaatgattattgAAAACAAGTTCAAGCTGTAAAAACGATCATTTCTAAAACAGGTAAATCGATGGGTTTCTGTATATGGCAGAAACCCATTTATTTGGCTATTTACAACATCCTTACTAAGTGCTCTATGCCTGTTACCTTTGCTGTCTGGGAATGGACTGCCTTCCCAAGTAGCCATTTCATTTTGGGAACTTTCCCAATATAAAATTCTTCCTTATATTAAGCAGAACTGTTCCCCTGTAACTTTTAACTATTTCCACCCCCTCGCCTATATgtcacttctttaaaatttaaaaattatttttccttccctttttttcttgaatgCCTTCAACATATTCTCCTGTGACAGTTTCCACTTCTCTAGCCAGGTCACCTGGCTCCATATGGTGATTCTCTCCAAACCTCTGTTCAGAACTGACCACAATGCTCCTGGTAGGTCCGATGCCCCAGAAACGGGCAGTTCCACCGTCCTGGCCCTGGGCTATATCAGCCGTGAGCTTGGTCACATCAAACTTCTGACTTAAAGTAAGTAAACGCAGAAGACATCGAAACCCCTTAGTCTTCTTGAAATCTTGTTGGTACAACTGCAGCTGCCTCACCCGGTAACCTGGTGCCTGGTTTTGCGTCTAAGTGCAAGCGAGGCCGTTCAGGTAGATAACGCTGATTTTGCTTTATGAGTGTGTGAGTCACGCCCCTGACGGGGAGGACAGTGCcttatttctctccttctccctggATGCGTAGCCAGATGCCTTGCCTCTAGGGAGGCCTTGCTAAACGCAAGGTTGGAAGAGAAGACAGGGCATGGTACTTCCTACCTTAGGGCCATCTCACTGCCTGTGAGCATGGTTCCACACTGCCCCCAACCCCCGGCTAGCCCTCACCAGCCGCAGCATCTTCACAAGGGCTTTCACGCTGAAGTGGAAGGGGTGTTGCTCCTGCGTCAGCTTCAGGGCTGACATCACTCGGTagacccagcagcagcagcacttgCCCTCCACGTCCCCCTCCTCAGCCCACTGCTCCACCTGGCCTCGCGCGGCGGCTGCAACTGTTGGCGGCTGACTCGCACCGCCCGGCTAGGCTTCCCGCCCTCGCAAGCGCATGCGCACGCGCACGTCCCTGCGGCCCGCCTTCGTGCGCGTGCGCCCTACGCTACTCTCCCTGGAGTTCGCCCGCTGCATCGCGCAGATGTTGAGAGGCGCAGGCTAGCGCCCTGTTGGCGCTGCCCCGCCCTGCCAGGCGCCAGTGACAACTGCTCTTCAGCTCCACAAGGGCGGTCCTGTCCAGAAGTGCTCCCTGAGGGTAGGGTGGGAAGGTAAGGAAGGAGGGGTACAGGAATGGCTGTCCTGCCACTCCAGACTCTGAGTATCTCAAGTGCCACCTCCTTCGTTACTCTGTCCAAAGTAGCCACAAAGACTCTCTCCTCATAGCATTTATCATTAGATGGTATGTACATATCTTCAGAATCTAAATTGCACAAAAGCAGGGAACCTCCAGTCTGCTTCTGCCTGTAGGGTCCCCAGGGTCTGCCATATAGGAGATGCAGAATATGTGTAGTGTGAATTAATGGCCTGGACCTCATACACTCTCCCTGGCCCCAGGGAATCACAGTCTGGGTTTGTGAGCCTGTTTGTTCTGCGCATTTTTATTTTGACCTGGCACTGGTGCTTCTTCCATAGAACAGCCTGTGGTCCTTTAGATAATTCAGTTCATATTTTTTACAAGTGCTCCTGCGAAGCCATAGCTCCACCATCTTGGAGCCTGTCCTTTTAGGGATGTGAAGTTTGTGGCTCCTTTTATGTGATATAAATTCTGTCTTGGATAATTTGGCCACGGCCCCAGTCCATTCAGCCTTCTTTGGATCCTGCCCATCTCAGCTTCAGTCCATTTCATTCAGTCACGTCTGATCAGCAGGTACCTCTAGCAGCCTCATCTCAAGTAACTCacaaaaaatgttgaatttcatCTTGAAGTTTGTTTATGGAGGGCACACACTTGCCCTGTGCTAGGTCAGTGGCAAATGGGCTTGTGGCTTTCCAGTAACAGATCTAGAGGCGGAGTGACCCCTCTCACAAATGACTTCCTTTTTCCTATACACAAGGTGACTTCCAGCATCTCGCACTTCCAGCAGAGGTGGGAAACCCCTCCACCCAAGCACTGTAGTGGGCACGTACACACAGCAACAGCTCCTTACCAAACACCTTAGGTTGCAGGGCCTGGGCCCTGGCAACCTCACACCTGGGCTGAAGTTTTGCTACCTGACTATCTATGGGTTTTGCAggcttcctccccactcccctagTCTCCTGTCCAATATTGGTTGTGCctttgttaaaagataaactgaggcaaaAATCGGTTTGAATCGGGCAGCATCCAGTCTAGCAGATGGAAAGGCGTTCTGAAGAGCTATACAAATGAAAGACTTACATGCAAAAGGGAGAGGAAACAAGGAAGTTACAGTAGACAAAAAAGCTGGCCAGTTATCACAAGGTTATTTTCCTTTCGGGGATGACAGGGGTCTATCAGGCAGATGACCTAACTAGGCAAATCACACTAGTGAGCAATTCCTGACTGATGGATTTCAGAAGCCATTTCTGGGCGAGCCAAAACTATAATTAAACTAAGTCTTGGTTTGGTGGTGTGGggcttagcataagtgactccattttgggcctgttgtcttgtttttgttttattgatgtagAGTTGACATATAATATCCTATTAATTTCAGGATATatcataatgattcaatatttatatattttatgaaatgagaCCCATGATAActctagttaccatctgtcaccatataaagttattatgatattattgccTGGCCAGCAatttccctgtgctgtacattacatccccatgatttatttattttataactggaagtttctaTCTCTTAATCCCCTTTACCTGTTTCACCTCCCCcctacccctctcccctctggtaaccccagtttgtttcctgtatctatgagcctgtttctgttttgttttgtttgttcatttgttttgagttttagatttccacatatcagtgaaatcatatggtatttgtctttctgtgtccaGCTTacttctcttagcataataccctcacattgtcacaaatggcaatatttcattcttttttatggccacacacacacacacacacacacacacacacacacacaccctgtcttctttatccattcatattgCTGGACACTTGGGTtccttccacattttggctattgtaaataatgctgcagttaatataagggtacatatatccttttgaattagtgttttcattttttttttttttgtataaatacccagaagtgaaattgctggatcatatggtagtttaatttttaattttttgaggaacctccatattgttttccatagtggctgtaccattttacattcccaccagcagtgtacaagggtttccttttctctacatcctcaccaacacttgttatttttttgtcttttaggtaatagccattctgacgggtatgaggtgatatctcattgtggttttgatttgcatttccctgatgatcagtgatgttgagcatcttttcatgtgcctgttggccatctgtatctcttctttggaaaaatgtctattcaagttctctgcccatttttaaatga
It encodes:
- the CKLF gene encoding chemokine-like factor: MSALKLTQEQHPFHFSVKALVKMLRLGLTVTSMTFFIISQAPEPYIVITGFEVTVVFFFIILYMLRLDRVINFIFWPLLDIINSLITAIFMIIISVLALTSENTFTVLGGVFGLLAVVCCIADAALIYRKLLLNPSGPFQKSPDKI